The window CTCGCTGGTTCGTATTAACACAAGTCGTTCAAATGGCAGCACATTCGTTATAGATGGCACTACAATACGATGGTTTGAAATTTCTTCGTCAAAATTGGCGGgatactttgaaaatttcgtaaaatttaccTTTCGCCTTTCACTGTTACCGTTGTTGGTCGTAGAAATGAGCATTTATTGTGTTTACTTCTTCTTAGCGTTGCTTCATTTTTCCTCTATCAGCGGGAACGCAGCTAAAACAGTGATTTGTAAAGAACATAAGATTGTTTATTGGATATCAAGTTTTACAAATATTATCACACACTTGTTATGAATGTTTCACTGGAGATGGCTGccttatatatattgtacaaatataataattatattttataatggatatatatatatatatatatatgaatataaatactTAATTACTTTATAAAGTGGTGGCATTCTATCTATATACATCAGTGGCCTGTAgcaatttcttttcaatttcgaTTCTCGTCAAACTCTGACATTAACTCTAACAAATCAATGAGACACTGATTCGAGAGAAGAATGATAAAAGAACGATAATGGAAATGACATGAAAAGTGACAACGATAACGATAATGATCACAATAATGTGAATGGAAATGATTAAAAAGCAACCAGCCTCTAGCATCTCCCAATATTCATTTATCCTCAATATTCCCAGCATACAATAAagatcaataaataataattacatagataaatatatattttttatatatatatatatatatctactaTACTTTTGTGGTAAAATATTTCCACAGGCTCTAGCGTAGGCCCATTCATTTCAATTATAAAGGGTTAATCGCCCTCTGATTAGCgcaataattacaaattttatgggTATATTAGTGTATATGATATATACACTAATTTTACATAATATACaagctgttctttttttttatcggtaTAGCTCAAACCGTTTCGTCGTATTGTtcgtaaaaatgtataaaatatttacgaTTCTAAAGTGAATATAAAATCGTTCGAAAGTATTTAGAATTATTCCTGTGTACCATTAAGTACACAATCACTTTGTGAATTTCTTTTTGCATGTTTAAGAAAAATGTAATATGGAAGAATGAATTAAAATCGTAGGTGATCAAATACCTTAATACTAATTCTCGTTACACTCTTAATCGAGCTAAGCCGACGATAAAAGAACTGGCGTTCGCTTTCACGTTGCTCCAAAATAAGTGTGATACTTCCCGTCTAACGGCAAATATTTGAGTAATATGTAATACTCTGTACAAGTCGAcaatttgttcttttttttccccccgtaAATCTTCGACTGGCATCGCGTCGCAAAGGAAGAGTATCACATATTGCtttgtactatatccacattaaactTTGCCACAACGGGAACCTTGGTGCATTGTCCTTTCACGTGTAGAGGACATTTTGtacaatatatttaacattAGGAAAATACAAAAGTGCTTAAACAGATGGTATAGTATGAAATACTACATGCGTAATTACCTGatcgcattttttttttttcatcccgtTTAATATGTCGCGTTAGTCGTTACTTTATCCTGCATCTCAGAGTCTCTCTTCCATGTTAATACTACGGAGACGTTCAATCGTAATAAAACGTGTACAAAATTTATGTAGCAAATTCCTAGCATTGGAAGGAAATATACCTATGTATGTATGCGTGTATGTATATCGACGGATATGGTGAAAAACTGTCTGTCGCTTAATATTCTACTTGAAATCCGTTCACTGTAAATGTAATCGCTTTATATAATATTGAGTGATACAAATAAACTTGTAAAATACGTTTATATACGTACCTTACAAGTACGTATCTTCTGATAGCTGTTTCTTTTTAACGTCTTCAAATGAAATAACGTACAAAGCTTACAAAcaacaatttataaatatttgttaaaaaatatttctaacgaCGGCtcttgaattaaatttattctatAAATTAGACCGACGTACATACCTTAATTAACGGACGTTAGAAAGGTAACGCTTAATTAAGATAAATCAACTATCGAAATTGTAAACACATCGACACGGAAATTACTATCGTTACATCTCGTTTTATCGCGTTCGTGTATCGATTACACGATTTACCGCGAAATCGCGCGAAAATTAAACCGTTACTTTTCATACTTTTATACAGCCTATCAATAATACCCATCATACTCGATGTTCGCTAGTAAtcctaaaataatttttcaatgagaTCGTAATACTACGTTGTTGCTTTAAGAGTATACGCGTATAATTCTTCTGTAAATGAAACACGAAAGTTCTTTACATTATAAGCTGCCGAAGCCACTGAGTATGTATAGGGCAACTTAATACGAATGTTTTAAGGCCGTTTCATACTTGTCCGAAAATATTACGATTTTGACAGTACGTAAAAATCTCAgatagttaaataaaaattagaaaatcacAGGTAACATTTAGTAAAATCTTCACAAACGTcctgttcttgttcttgttcttgttcttgttcttgttcttgttcttgttcttgttcttgttctcgATGAAACACCTTAATAACATGTTGCTCTTTAATCGATTAATACTAAATTAACTAATTCGAAAGTACTGTACCATATAAAAAACCTAGTATCAAAATTGATGCAACGTTACGAAAAATTCCGACggataaaaaaatagaagaaatatttttaccgTTCATCTTACGCAATGAACCATAAAATTGTTCGATCAAAGGACTCACGTGATCTCGCCATCCTAAGCGTAAGTATGGCAGTCGATATTACTGGGTGTATAAAATCATGGCAAAGAGCGCGTGAGTTTTTGGATGTAGTACGAATTGTTTTTTTAGGCAAGATcgtcgttttttcttttctttcttttctttctttttttcccctctatCGAAGCACATAAACGGTAATTGTAAAAGTACCTCACAATCTTATTTACGTATAAGAATTGAAAAACGTTAAAACCGTTTTTCTTTGTTATAAATTCATTGGATTACTAATTTAACGTATTCTAATCGCACGGATGGTTCTATTTCGATAAGAGTTAAACTTATCACTGATCTCCTGTCTCGACTGATTTGCACACATTGTATGCAGAAAAATACAGGCATTAAATGTTGGCaataaaatgttcaatttctttttttcgtcgACACTTTTAAACCGTACCACTCACCTTCTTGCAAAGTACAAGTTCGCTACAAGAATGTGGCAGTGTTAAAATACATTGGCAAGTATACTTTGCGTTTTACTGTAAGAAAGCAACGTTAGTACCGGAGGAAAAAGTAAACTGACTAGGAAAAACTCATTCTAGTCCAATAACACtggtataataattttcatttcaatcatTCGAAAAATTCGATCCCCAGACCGTTCATCGGCCATTGATATCGTTTTCCAATTACGTGTTTTCGTCAAGGGCTTCGACGTGTAACGTGATCATTACACCTATCTCTCAGGTACTAACATTGAGAATGTATCATTGCAGTCTATTGAATTGAGATGGCACAAGGTTTAGGAACCTCTTCTAGCACTCAAATTCAGATGCTGTTATGGCATTCAAGTCTTTCATAAGACCTTCTAAATTAGCCATCTCTTGATTTAGTTCTTCCGTACTGTAAGAAGGCtataaaaaaattgatgaaaattaaaataatattatactcCCTTGCGATCGAACAGGAACATTATTCTTCGATTAACATGATCAAAGCGTAAGAGTAATTAAAGCGTTCGTTACCTTTAACCGTTCAACCTCTTCCGAAGTATGCACCGGGTTTGAAACTGAGGCTAATCGATTCTTTGCTAATTGGGTAGTACTTTGTGGCTTCTTGTAAGGACTACCGGACATTGTAGGTCTTACAGTTACTTGAGAAACTAtatgaaacaaaaaagaatGTAATGACAGTATTAACGATGGTAATTGATATCATTACGAGCATGATAAAACATGGAACTAACCACCGTGTTTCTGCTGTGCCGGTGTCGAGGGTGCAGACTGAGGAGGAGGTGCTGGCACGCTAAAACTTTTCAAAGGATGACCTTGCATCCTTTTACTGCTGCTACTACCATCAGTCCCACCACTGGTACTCGATGGTTGATTACTGTTACTATAATGACCCGAAGAGTACTGAGTACTTCCACTGTACGACTGACCACTTGCGCCGTATGACAATGGCttcgaataaataattatttacatataacAATTTATCTCACTAATCTTTCATAATAACTATATGAAAAACTTACTTGGCCTTGCATTGGTTCATAAGAACTTGAAATATTACAAGAATCTGGACTCGATTCCGGCGTTGGTTCTAACGTAATGTGCGCTCGACTTAAACTATATTGTGCCACTGTTCGGGGATAGTTCTGTCTCACGGATGGCGTATCGCTACACGATGTGTGAATCGTTGGCTGCGACATGCTCGTGTTCACAATCGGTGTAGCTGTCGCTATAGCTGTAACAAGTCAAGTACTTTGTTTCACagcttaacaaatttttatttcactaaGTTACCGTATTCCAATCGATATCGTtacaacaaaaattaaaaaagacatCAGACCTTCTCACATCACTTAACTGATGAATTTACTACTACTCACGTTGATGTAAGGATGCACTGTCAACAGGAAGTGTAATGAGTTTAGGTTTGTGGCTTCCTCGACTATGCTGTCTGCTCAGGGTCGAGCACTTCTCATCAGTGTTACCTAATTTTGAGTAAATGAACAAAAATCGAATACGAAAATCGGAgaaataataaacgaaatataatttttcgcCTAAAATAGAAGTAAACTAAGATGATGTTAACAAAGAGTcgagtaaaataattaaaacggtGTATGTAAGTACTTCTTAGTCACGTTAGACAAAAATAACATTAGCTTCATTTGTATAATCATTAAACAAATTATACGAACAAAATTTTTGTGTACATTGTGTCGTGTACAtcgagatatacatatatctatacatttttatataatatttcatcTTAAAAACTTACCCATGTAACTTGGCACGTAAGTACGTTTATCCAATGAACTAGAATTTCCATGTACAGCATCTTGGTTGTAATCCTGATTACTTGATCTGGGTAATGTATTACTAGCCACGCCACTAGTAGATGCCTCTCCATTTATAGAAGATTTTTCAAGAGCTTTAAGTTCCATTTGATCATGATGAATCCACAAATCTGGTGGTTTGATGTTTGTCTTTTGATTCGTATCTTTCAtgtatctaaacatttttattttaagttttacatttaaaaaaaaaaaaaaaaaaaaaaaaaaatcaaaaaaacgGTTTAATCAATAATGAAAAGTAAATGCATATTGTATACATACCCCTTTTTTCGATCCGGAGTATCTGGATTACGTTTACAGCATATCACCACAACTACAACTGCTACACCGGTAATAAGGACAATAGAACAACCCAcaacaatataaattaatatatttgaaagtCCACGTCCATCTGCAAGACGAAAGGTAAATCTGTTATCACGAAAGAATTATACAGATACATCTAAGATGTgcattttatattactttacTCGTTACTTTAAAACGCATGCTATAAGAAACTAACAGAGAACAATGTCTTACCTCGATCATGCAATTCATCATAGACATCCATGCCATTGCCTAgcatagaaataaagaaataaacagtAATTAAAACACCGATATCATACAAAAGACGAGAAACTAAATATAGATGGTAGTTAGTGTAGATACCACTTTATGCAATACTAAACAAACCAACAAGTCGTTGAATAACATGCATGTACTTTTACTTCTGAAAATAAGATATTTACTCTGAGGTGTTTTAAACGGGACAGTTGTAGAAAAAGGACCGTATCCTTTGGAATTGCGTGCCTGAATCTTAAAATAGTAAGTCGTACTGGGCAGAAGATCTTTCACGATAAATTCAGTTTTATCACCGATAACACCTTCGATTAACCAATCGCGATCCCATTTTGTGTTGTCCGTCGAATAAAAGATGATATAccctaaattaaatttatacaatGTTTTTACTAAAAACGTCCTATTTTTGTTATTAAGTATTTGATACTGATAAATAAATACCTGTAATTGGTCCATTGGGCTGTTTCGGAGGTTGCCACCGTAATAACACAGAAGTTGGACGGTCTTCTAAACTCTGAATTATCAAATCCCTTGGTGGAGAACTAGGTGCAGCTTCTTGAGTTTGATTTGAAACGACCATACTCCACGGTGATTCTCGTTTCCCCTAGAGAATTACCGTATCATATGTCTGTTAAATATCCCTACGCATACATATATTACGATTTTCCAAACATAGTAAATACCTTAACAAGTTTCACCGTGAACTCGTATAGTGTATTAGGTTTTAAATCATTTATCATGCAATTAAGATCAGTGGCATTATGATATTTATAGCGAGGATTACTGCTATGATGATGAGATGTATAACGAACAACGTAATATCGATTATCCGTTACAAactgtaaaattattattattatttattacttaataaaattgaattgcaTTATATTACTTGTAAAACTGTTACGTATGTTGTTCGCATACTTGAGTTTTCGGTAAAGTTGTATCGGTCCAGTATAGTACAACTGTAGTGTCAGAGAGAACGGCAGCTTTAAGACCAACCGGCGGTATTAAAGGCACAGAAGATTCAGACACAGAACGTTCGGTAGTTCTTACATTTGCATATGCTGGTTGACCATCACCAGCATCGTTCGTTGCTCTTAAAGATATCACATACTCTGTCATCGGTTCTAATAAGAGGAGAAGAAGACTACATACTTGAtccatttaaaatttattccaagtaataataaataatatgatcTGAATGTTTACCTAACCGATCGATAGTAAAAGAACGTTCTTTTCCATCGAGAGGTTGTACTTCAACGTCGGGGACACCTTTTCCCCAGCCAAGCTTATATCCCTTTACTTTAATACTTTGATCCTTTGGTGGATTCCAAAAAACTTGTATATAATCTGACATCACCTTTGCTATAACGTACAAATGCAAAATGTATTTAATGTTTTACATTACTAACAATGTTTCTTCCATTGATAGTATATTCATGGTTGCGATAGCCAAAAAACTGAAAATGGGACTAACTTCTTAAATTGCTGGGCGTATTTGGCACTCTTTTCTCATCCGACTCGGTTTCGTATGTTTCTATTTGTATCCATTCAGTCCAAGGTCCAGTTCCATTCACATTTAAGGCACATATACGAACTTGATAAACAACATGCTTTTCAAGTCCTGTGAGCACTCGTGAGCGTTGATTTCCTTCGGTTGTTATAGTGACCGGCTGTGAACCTCGATCATGTCGACGATAACGAATTTTGTAACCCGTGATAATTCCATTTTGTCCTTCCAATGGCGGTTCCCATCTAATTATAATACTCTACAACGGCAATATGTATTATTCCAAATACTGTAAATCTTTATTGAAGCAgagtataaaatttcaaagataGTACATACTGTAGGACTAACAGGTTCTACTGTAACATTGTGCGGTGGCTGAGTAGGTTGTGCACTGTAAGTTCGTACTACTATATCTTTGCTAAATACACCTGGACCATTTTCATTTACAGCCTGAACTTTAATATTGTATTCTGTATAAGGCACGAGGTCTACCAATTCGTGCACAGTACTAGTGGTTTCACGTGTTATTTCCTCATTGTCACCCTTTAAATTTAATAGTTAAAGTATTTAACGTTGAATTATACGATAAAATTTTTAACGTCTTTTTCGGTGTTAAAGAAATCATATACCTCTACAAATGTAATGATGTATTTAGAAATTCTGCCATTAACAATTTGTGGCTTTTCCCAAGACAACTCAATGCTCACGCTACTCGTAGCATGACCTTCTAAATTAAGCGGAGGTCCGGGAACGTTGGCCTGTTGTAATAAATCGGTAACAGATCATAGaagaattcaataaatttattataaattatttccaTTATAGACGAACCTCTGTAAGTGTAGTGACTTGCAATACTTCGCTAGACGTTCCAGGACCTCTTTCGTTCAAAGCAACCACACGAAACTGATACGTCATACTTGGCTGCAATCCTCGTATCACCGCTTCTAGTTTTTGTTGCGTATTAATAACTCGTTCTCTGTAATAATTTAACTATTATATCGTACGCAACAGAATTCTAAGCAGTATGGAGTATATAAATGTTATTGATCGAAAAATAAATCATCACCTTTGAACACCTTCCTgtttatagtaaatataataacttAAAATTTCTCCATTTGTATTTTCTGGTTCTTGCCACCGTAGAGTTACAAATCTGGCAGTGACAATAACGAGACTCAAATTCCTTGGTGCTGATGGGACACTACCCTCTATTGATTCCAGGCTCTCTGTGTCATCTACAAAATGGGATTTCGGATCGTAAGGGGAATTGGGAAATTTAACTAATCCAGGAAGATCTGTGGGATCGTCGGAGGGACTGATGGAAAGCGGTGGATTTGGTGTATACGCGGATAACGTGTGTCCTAAAAGAGTACTCGGATGCTGCCACGTTTTATTGTACAATTGACGatgcaataataatttttttttaggaGCTGTTTTTGGAGTAGTCGTTTTATGGGAAGTTACTTTTTCTGAAGACATTTGTTAGCATGCAACACGgttaaaaaggaggaaacataaagagaaagaaaaaataaagattaaattaaaatttttgatagaaataaatattctcaACTGATACATTAAACTTGgaagaaaattgttttaaataataaattaacaaactgataaataaataaataaataaataaatataagaacgaCTTTTACTATGTACTAGACAGGAATGTTGGGAATTATCAATTATAAGACAAACACTCACTAGGCTGACTAATTGTTAACCGCGCTGCAGCCTTTACACTTCCGGCAGAATTTGTTCCGATGCATTGAAAAATTCCAGCATCTATAGGTAATAGGCCGTTAATTCTAAGATTATAACTGAAAGTAATCAAATAGGAAAATCTTATCCCATGTTGTTTAATCGCTTCGATCTACTGTAATAGGATGTGTTATATGTATAAACTTACCCATTAACAATTTGCCAATATGCATTTAATGTAATACGTTCTCCATTCTTAAGCCACGTAATTTTTGGCTCTGGTTTACCATAAATTTCACATTCAAATTCTAAATCTTGATTCTCACTAGCTATTTTATCTTCCGGTCTTTTTATAAATCGCGGCGGCACTAAATAAGTAACAAAAGGTACACAGTTATTGCATATACGATGGAATGTAGAtagaatgttaaaaataaattgtacctTTTACAATTAAATCAGCAGCTGCGTCTAATGTTTCAACTTCATTTTCTGCACGACATTGATAAGAACCGTCATCAATTTCTTGcacattattaattataagacTGGATGCAGCAATTCTACCGTATCTAGATATGAAAATACAagatttaaacattttatattttctttttaatataaactTATTTGTTTTGCAGACCTAAAATCACGAGATGCTGAATCAATTGCGACACCATCTTTCAGCCAAAGTATACTTGGCTTTGGATAGCCATTAGCAGCACATTCAAGAGTGACTGTTGATCCTTCGATAGCCACTTGTTGTAATGGCTTAGCAATGAAAACTGGTGGTGTACTTTCTTGATCTacagtttataaaataatatataaagatTTTCTTCTTTGCAAAAACAACATTCACTACCCATCGATATGTTTAAAGATTGACACTAACCAATATCACTTGTTAATAATCCTAATTGCGCTTTATTACTGAGTCTATATTGTCCGTAGCTACTGGCATTACATCTGTACGATCCAATATCTTGTACATTAACATCATCAATTTCTAATGCACCTAAATTCAACGTACCAAAGATTAGCGATATActtcgaaaaataattaaatttacaacaTTGTTCaagtaaagaagaaaaattataccTGATGGTAAAACTGTCATTCTACTATCATCAAGTATCAGAGGATGTTCATCTTTTAACCAATGTATCATCAGTGAATTGGAAGTTGAAGGAAGAGTACAACTTAAATATGCAATTTGTCCTGGATAAACCATTGTATCTTGGGGTTCTCTTTCAAATCCTGGTAAACCTTTAAAGTAAAATTCTCCGTATAAATTTCAGTTTCTAACTACCTTGCAGTATTAAATACTAACTTGCAAGTTTAATTGTAGCTATTCTAGAAACAATAGCCCCAACATCATCTATGGAAGCTAAACATTGATAGCTTCCAGTCAATTCCAAGTTGCTGCTGTAAACActatttatatacaaggatcCATTTGCTAGCTGAGATCTAAAAGAACAGAAGAAAGCATAAACGCTAGTTCAGGTGTTCTACACACTTTCTCGATATCAAGACTTTTACCGGTAACTGTCTCCGATAAAATTAATTGGTTGGCCATCATCGGTTCGCCACTGTATACTTGGTTTCCCAAAATCACTTTTTGCTTCACAATCCAATCTAGCAGGACCTCCTTGTTCAACCACCACATCCTGTGGCTCGATAGTAAAATACAATCCACTTGCACTAGCTGCCGagaataaatatacaataacTATTTGATACTTAACATCTTAATAAATAACTTGGCTTAACTATTACATGGTTTTTACTCATACGTATGTATAGAAGGGAGGATAGATAGGTGTTGtagtaattgaaaaaaaagaagggaagggATAAAGGGTCGGCAACCCTACAAGAAGCACCCTTTAGTCCTTTAGCGAGACACCCGAGCCGAGTGCCtaaattctcttttctttcctttcttttattctttaagACCTTGCGATCGGCCGATACGACGCGCGACGGTACGTAACCGCTATGCAGGACGATTCAACATCTTTTCTGAATAATCCTTTGTAAGGATATACAAATAAAAGAACCTTGACAAGACAATATTATGAAACGCAATGCGATTTCTATCGAATCATCAAATATTTTGTTCGCAGGAtgaataataaagaataataaaaacagATTTGAAAGATTCGCTCGTCCAAAGAAATACCGCAGAGCTCGCTAAATTCTTCAGACTCTTCGTACAAAAGATGCGTATTAAACGCGGATAATTATGATAAGTTTCCCCGACTAACGATCCTTTGGAAGAAATATACTAC of the Osmia lignaria lignaria isolate PbOS001 chromosome 7, iyOsmLign1, whole genome shotgun sequence genome contains:
- the fra gene encoding neogenin protein frazzled isoform X4, whose translation is MEPRTLAIPLALLTFVVLASASGLYFTIEPQDVVVEQGGPARLDCEAKSDFGKPSIQWRTDDGQPINFIGDSYRSQLANGSLYINSVYSSNLELTGSYQCLASIDDVGAIVSRIATIKLASLPGFEREPQDTMVYPGQIAYLSCTLPSTSNSLMIHWLKDEHPLILDDSRMTVLPSGALEIDDVNVQDIGSYRCNASSYGQYRLSNKAQLGLLTSDIDQESTPPVFIAKPLQQVAIEGSTVTLECAANGYPKPSILWLKDGVAIDSASRDFRYGRIAASSLIINNVQEIDDGSYQCRAENEVETLDAAADLIVKVPPRFIKRPEDKIASENQDLEFECEIYGKPEPKITWLKNGERITLNAYWQIVNGYNLRINGLLPIDAGIFQCIGTNSAGSVKAAARLTISQPNDTESLESIEGSVPSAPRNLSLVIVTARFVTLRWQEPENTNGEILSYYIYYKQEGVQRERVINTQQKLEAVIRGLQPSMTYQFRVVALNERGPGTSSEVLQVTTLTEANVPGPPLNLEGHATSSVSIELSWEKPQIVNGRISKYIITFVEGDNEEITRETTSTVHELVDLVPYTEYNIKVQAVNENGPGVFSKDIVVRTYSAQPTQPPHNVTVEPVSPTSIIIRWEPPLEGQNGIITGYKIRYRRHDRGSQPVTITTEGNQRSRVLTGLEKHVVYQVRICALNVNGTGPWTEWIQIETYETESDEKRVPNTPSNLRTKVMSDYIQVFWNPPKDQSIKVKGYKLGWGKGVPDVEVQPLDGKERSFTIDRLEPMTEYVISLRATNDAGDGQPAYANVRTTERSVSESSVPLIPPVGLKAAVLSDTTVVLYWTDTTLPKTQFVTDNRYYVVRYTSHHHSSNPRYKYHNATDLNCMINDLKPNTLYEFTVKLVKGKRESPWSMVVSNQTQEAAPSSPPRDLIIQSLEDRPTSVLLRWQPPKQPNGPITGYIIFYSTDNTKWDRDWLIEGVIGDKTEFIVKDLLPSTTYYFKIQARNSKGYGPFSTTVPFKTPQSNGMDVYDELHDRDGRGLSNILIYIVVGCSIVLITGVAVVVVVICCKRNPDTPDRKKGYMKDTNQKTNIKPPDLWIHHDQMELKALEKSSINGEASTSGVASNTLPRSSNQDYNQDAVHGNSSSLDKRTYVPSYMGNTDEKCSTLSRQHSRGSHKPKLITLPVDSASLHQPIATATPIVNTSMSQPTIHTSCSDTPSVRQNYPRTVAQYSLSRAHITLEPTPESSPDSCNISSSYEPMQGQPLSYGASGQSYSGSTQYSSGHYSNSNQPSSTSGGTDGSSSSKRMQGHPLKSFSVPAPPPQSAPSTPAQQKHGVSQVTVRPTMSGSPYKKPQSTTQLAKNRLASVSNPVHTSEEVERLKPSYSTEELNQEMANLEGLMKDLNAITASEFEC
- the fra gene encoding neogenin protein frazzled isoform X3, which gives rise to MEPRTLAIPLALLTFVVLASASGLYFTIEPQDVVVEQGGPARLDCEAKSDFGKPSIQWRTDDGQPINFIGDSYRSQLANGSLYINSVYSSNLELTGSYQCLASIDDVGAIVSRIATIKLASLPGFEREPQDTMVYPGQIAYLSCTLPSTSNSLMIHWLKDEHPLILDDSRMTVLPSGALEIDDVNVQDIGSYRCNASSYGQYRLSNKAQLGLLTSDIDQESTPPVFIAKPLQQVAIEGSTVTLECAANGYPKPSILWLKDGVAIDSASRDFRYGRIAASSLIINNVQEIDDGSYQCRAENEVETLDAAADLIVKVPPRFIKRPEDKIASENQDLEFECEIYGKPEPKITWLKNGERITLNAYWQIVNGYNLRINGLLPIDAGIFQCIGTNSAGSVKAAARLTISQPKKVTSHKTTTPKTAPKKKLLLHRQLYNKTWQHPSTLLGHTLSAYTPNPPLSISPSDDPTDLPGLVKFPNSPYDPKSHFVDDTESLESIEGSVPSAPRNLSLVIVTARFVTLRWQEPENTNGEILSYYIYYKQEGVQRERVINTQQKLEAVIRGLQPSMTYQFRVVALNERGPGTSSEVLQVTTLTEANVPGPPLNLEGHATSSVSIELSWEKPQIVNGRISKYIITFVEGDNEEITRETTSTVHELVDLVPYTEYNIKVQAVNENGPGVFSKDIVVRTYSAQPTQPPHNVTVEPVSPTSIIIRWEPPLEGQNGIITGYKIRYRRHDRGSQPVTITTEGNQRSRVLTGLEKHVVYQVRICALNVNGTGPWTEWIQIETYETESDEKRVPNTPSNLRTKVMSDYIQVFWNPPKDQSIKVKGYKLGWGKGVPDVEVQPLDGKERSFTIDRLEPMTEYVISLRATNDAGDGQPAYANVRTTERSVSESSVPLIPPVGLKAAVLSDTTVVLYWTDTTLPKTQFVTDNRYYVVRYTSHHHSSNPRYKYHNATDLNCMINDLKPNTLYEFTVKLVKGKRESPWSMVVSNQTQEAAPSSPPRDLIIQSLEDRPTSVLLRWQPPKQPNGPITGYIIFYSTDNTKWDRDWLIEGVIGDKTEFIVKDLLPSTTYYFKIQARNSKGYGPFSTTVPFKTPQNGRGLSNILIYIVVGCSIVLITGVAVVVVVICCKRNPDTPDRKKGYMKDTNQKTNIKPPDLWIHHDQMELKALEKSSINGEASTSGVASNTLPRSSNQDYNQDAVHGNSSSLDKRTYVPSYMGNTDEKCSTLSRQHSRGSHKPKLITLPVDSASLHQPIATATPIVNTSMSQPTIHTSCSDTPSVRQNYPRTVAQYSLSRAHITLEPTPESSPDSCNISSSYEPMQGQPLSYGASGQSYSGSTQYSSGHYSNSNQPSSTSGGTDGSSSSKRMQGHPLKSFSVPAPPPQSAPSTPAQQKHGVSQVTVRPTMSGSPYKKPQSTTQLAKNRLASVSNPVHTSEEVERLKPSYSTEELNQEMANLEGLMKDLNAITASEFEC
- the fra gene encoding neogenin protein frazzled isoform X2, which codes for MEPRTLAIPLALLTFVVLASASGLYFTIEPQDVVVEQGGPARLDCEAKSDFGKPSIQWRTDDGQPINFIGDSYRSQLANGSLYINSVYSSNLELTGSYQCLASIDDVGAIVSRIATIKLASLPGFEREPQDTMVYPGQIAYLSCTLPSTSNSLMIHWLKDEHPLILDDSRMTVLPSGALEIDDVNVQDIGSYRCNASSYGQYRLSNKAQLGLLTSDIDQESTPPVFIAKPLQQVAIEGSTVTLECAANGYPKPSILWLKDGVAIDSASRDFRYGRIAASSLIINNVQEIDDGSYQCRAENEVETLDAAADLIVKVPPRFIKRPEDKIASENQDLEFECEIYGKPEPKITWLKNGERITLNAYWQIVNGYNLRINGLLPIDAGIFQCIGTNSAGSVKAAARLTISQPKKVTSHKTTTPKTAPKKKLLLHRQLYNKTWQHPSTLLGHTLSAYTPNPPLSISPSDDPTDLPGLVKFPNSPYDPKSHFVDDTESLESIEGSVPSAPRNLSLVIVTARFVTLRWQEPENTNGEILSYYIYYKQEGVQRERVINTQQKLEAVIRGLQPSMTYQFRVVALNERGPGTSSEVLQVTTLTEANVPGPPLNLEGHATSSVSIELSWEKPQIVNGRISKYIITFVEGDNEEITRETTSTVHELVDLVPYTEYNIKVQAVNENGPGVFSKDIVVRTYSAQPTQPPHNVTVEPVSPTSIIIRWEPPLEGQNGIITGYKIRYRRHDRGSQPVTITTEGNQRSRVLTGLEKHVVYQVRICALNVNGTGPWTEWIQIETYETESDEKRVPNTPSNLRTKVMSDYIQVFWNPPKDQSIKVKGYKLGWGKGVPDVEVQPLDGKERSFTIDRLEPMTEYVISLRATNDAGDGQPAYANVRTTERSVSESSVPLIPPVGLKAAVLSDTTVVLYWTDTTLPKTQFVTDNRYYVVRYTSHHHSSNPRYKYHNATDLNCMINDLKPNTLYEFTVKLVKGKRESPWSMVVSNQTQEAAPSSPPRDLIIQSLEDRPTSVLLRWQPPKQPNGPITGYIIFYSTDNTKWDRDWLIEGVIGDKTEFIVKDLLPSTTYYFKIQARNSKGYGPFSTTVPFKTPQSNGMDVYDELHDRDGRGLSNILIYIVVGCSIVLITGVAVVVVVICCKRNPDTPDRKKGYMKDTNQKTNIKPPDLWIHHDQMELKALEKSSINGEASTSGVASNTLPRSSNQDYNQDAVHGNSSSLDKRTYVPSYMGNTDEKCSTLSRQHSRGSHKPKLITLPVDSASLHQPTATPIVNTSMSQPTIHTSCSDTPSVRQNYPRTVAQYSLSRAHITLEPTPESSPDSCNISSSYEPMQGQPLSYGASGQSYSGSTQYSSGHYSNSNQPSSTSGGTDGSSSSKRMQGHPLKSFSVPAPPPQSAPSTPAQQKHGVSQVTVRPTMSGSPYKKPQSTTQLAKNRLASVSNPVHTSEEVERLKPSYSTEELNQEMANLEGLMKDLNAITASEFEC